One segment of Solanum stenotomum isolate F172 chromosome 1, ASM1918654v1, whole genome shotgun sequence DNA contains the following:
- the LOC125877110 gene encoding uncharacterized protein LOC125877110 → MNSRNRKSESEEVEELLRAAEDDVSLKLSLNSHMARGSSTQFIDPDLDQRFQALRSKQTPPKKPISQKGLVNQPPSATSPTDESDDLLTRFASLKSSLPSYSSASSSAKQHAVVEDDDDEVEKVIKWAIDAARLDPSPPSGTDDDDENTTDEEDEGENSDDDFNRGHRKAKRK, encoded by the coding sequence ATGAATAGCCGGAATAGGAAGAGCGAATCGGAGGAGGTGGAAGAGCTGCTCCGTGCGGCAGAGGATGACGTGTCCCTCAAGCTGAGTCTGAATTCCCATATGGCTCGAGGTTCTTCCACCCAATTCATCGATCCAGATCTCGATCAACGTTTTCAAGCCCTCAGATCCAAGCAAACTCCCCCCAAAAAACCTATTTCCCAAAAGGGTTTAGTTAATCAGCCACCTTCAGCTACCTCACCAACCGACGAGTCAGATGACTTGCTTACCAGATTTGCATCTCTCAAAAGCTCACTTCCCTCTTATTCTTCGGCTTCATCATCTGCTAAGCAACACGCGGTGGtggaggatgatgatgatgaagttgaaaaGGTGATTAAGTGGGCCATTGATGCTGCTAGGCTTGATCCTTCACCTCCCTCCGGGACTGATGACGATGACGAAAACACCACTGATGAGGAGGACGAGGGTGAAAATAGTGATGATGATTTCAACCGTGGCCATAGAAAAGCTAAGCGGAAATGA
- the LOC125874397 gene encoding pentatricopeptide repeat-containing protein At1g02150 encodes MLLQPTNTVKPPHQKTENYVSFSSSLSYSLSFPSGFCNLGGFTKPLMCSKNHHSVISCSSTPQVHSYGTVDYERRPIVKWNAIYKRISMNDGPERGSVSVLNQWENEGKKVTKWELSRVIKELRKFRRYKLAFEVYEWMNNRPERFRLTTSDTAIQLDLIAKVHGISSAEDYFEKLPDTLKDKRIYGSLLNAFVRSRKKEQAESLLDKMRNRGYTDHALPFNVMMTLYMNLKDYDKVESVVSEMKEKKIPLDIYSYNIWLSSCGSQGSIEKMEKVLEQMNLDTDINPNWTTFSTMATMYIKLGELKKAEDSLKSVESRITGRDRIPYHYLISLYGSLGKKEEVLRIWKTYQSQFPNIPNLGYHSVISSLVRLDDIEGAEKIYDEWLPVKVHYDPRIGNLLLGYYVRKGFVDKASAFFDQMIGAGGKPNSMTCEILAEGHIRDRRISEALSCLKDAVSTEGSKSWRPKPATVSSILRLCEQEDDTQNKEALLEVLKQVGCLNDEKYMSYIPLSNGTITSSETEIEKDTSDNDEGSDILLNQLQESL; translated from the exons ATGCTTCTACAACCCACCAACACCGTTAAACCTCCACATCAAAAAACTGAAAACTATGTCTCCTTTTCATCGTCCCTCTCTTATTCACTCTCTTTCCCATCTGGGTTTTGCAATTTGGGTGGTTTTACTAAACCCTTGATGTGTTCGAAGAATCATCATTCAGTTATTAGCTGTTCATCAACACCACAGGTGCATAGCTATGGGACTGTTGACTATGAGAGGCGGCCAATAGTGAAATGGAATGCTATTTACAAAAGAATATCTATGAATGATGGACCAGAACGAGGCTCTGTTAGTGTGTTGAATCAGTGGGAGAATGAGGGGAAAAAGGTTACGAAATGGGAGCTTTCTAGGGTCATTAAGGAGCTAAGGAAGTTTAGGCGTTATAAGCTGGCTTTTGAG GTGTATGAGTGGATGAACAATAGACCAGAGAGGTTTAGACTAACCACCAGTGATACTGCTATTCAATTAGACCTGATAGCAAAAGTACATGGAATATCAAGTGCTGAAGATTACTTCGAGAAGTTACCAGACACCTTAAAAGATAAGCGGATATATGGGTCTCTTTTAAATGCCTTTGTGCGGTCTAGAAAGAAGGAACAAGCTGAATCTTTACTCGATAAAATGAGAAACAGAGGCTACACAGATCATGCTCTTCCATTCAATGTGATGATGACACTCTATATGAACCTTAAAGACTACGACAAGGTTGAATCCGTGGTTTcagaaatgaaggagaaaaaaattCCACTAGATATATATTCCTACAATATCTGGTTATCATCATGTGGATCTCAAGGATCTatagaaaaaatggaaaaagtacTCGAACAAATGAATCTGGACACTGATATCAATCCAAATTGGACTACATTTAGCACTATGGCTACTATGTACATTAAGTTGGGGGAGTTGAAAAAAGCTGAAGACTCTTTGAAAAGTGTTGAGAGCAGAATCACAGGTCGTGATCGAATTCCATATCATTATCTCATCAGTCTCTATGGTAGTCTTGGTAAAAAGGAAGAGGTTCTCCGAATCTGGAAAACCTACCAATCGCAGTTTCCAAATATTCCAAACCTGGGATATCATTCTGTAATATCTTCTCTGGTGAGGTTAGATGATATTGAAGGTGCAGAAAAGATATATGATGAGTGGCTACCTGTTAAGGTGCACTATGATCCTAGAATAGGAAATCTTTTGTTGGGTTATTATGTGAGGAAGGGTTTTGTGGACAAGGCTAGTGCTTTCTTCGACCAAATGATTGGAGCTGGTGGAAAGCCAAACTCAATGACATGTGAGATCCTTGCCGAAGGCCATATCAGGGATCGGAGAATATCAGAGGCTTTGTCATGCTTGAAGGATGCTGTTTCAACTGAGGGATCAAAGAGCTGGAGACCGAAACCTGCAACTGTATCTTCCATTCTCAGGCTTTGTGAGCAGGAAGACGATACACAAAATAAAGAAGCCCTGTTGGAGGTGTTGAAGCAAGTTGGGTGTCTTAACGATGAAAAGTACATGTCATATATTCCATTATCAAATGGTACAATTACCAGTAGTGAGACGGAAATAGAGAAGGATACATCTGATAATGATGAAGGATCTGACATACTGCTCAACCAATTGCAAGAAAGCTTGTGA
- the LOC125853583 gene encoding uncharacterized protein LOC125853583 encodes MASYGAVVQRLSATSPNPPSQTQPDESKQLPNFEKNQPFSFQVICPFSIPATPESAATRIIKNLGKFGPYYAEFVWIVLFIALIPERKVSVVYLVALKEVAVLYLILLRAVANSALFRWLIAFDTRPIVLPLLAIGTCVALILTNAGIHLAITLAATLPIISAHAVLWIAEDCSLNEEINQEHVPLVHTV; translated from the coding sequence atggcaAGTTATGGTGCAGTAGTGCAAAGGCTATCAGCTACTTCTCCGAATCCTCCATCCCAAACTCAGCCTGATGAATCGAAACAATTACCGAATTTCGAAAAAAATCAACCATTTTCCTTCCAAGTTATATGTCCATTTAGCATCCCTGCCACTCCTGAATCAGCAGCAACGCGAATAATTAAAAACTTAGGTAAATTCGGGCCATATTATGCTGAATTTGTGTGGATAGTCCTTTTCATCGCGCTTATTCCTGAACGTAAGGTTTCAGTAGTATATTTAGTTGCCTTGAAGGAGGTGGCAGTTTTGTACTTGATATTGCTTCGTGCAGTGGCCAATTCTGCCCTGTTTCGTTGGCTTATCGCGTTCGATACAAGGCCTATTGTTCTACCACTGCTAGCCATTGGGACATGTGTTGCTCTTATACTAACTAATGCTGGAATCCATCTTGCAATCACTTTGGCTGCAACTTTGCCTATCATTTCGGCTCATGCAGTTCTGTGGATAGCAGAGGATTGTTCTTTGAATGAGGAAATTAATCAAGAACATGTACCCCTTGTTCACACCGTGTAA
- the LOC125845908 gene encoding dol-P-Man:Man(7)GlcNAc(2)-PP-Dol alpha-1,6-mannosyltransferase isoform X2, protein MNLLHVPKLYSLYAVRLVLGGFMLSTLRFFRIQIKKKFGSQVEAFFVILTASQFHLLFYCTRPLPNILAFALVNLAYGFWFKGRLYAALNCMVFATLVFRCDILLLIAPLGLELLLTKSVSFWKALTFCLAAAFLSIGLTVLVDSVIWKRLLWPELEVFWFNSVLNRSSEWGTHPFHWYFTSALPRSLLAAYPLFLLGVLLDRRVFFYILPVLSFVLLYSKLPHKELRFIISSIPVFNFAAAVAASRLYNNRKKSLWKFLYIAMLGLILGSLACTTVFFMASYENYPSGNAIKSLHRIGGVTKNSDELRVHIDTFSAMNGISRFCEYNYPWRYSKEENISLEDLQMRNFTYLLNENSYIEGFKCLMSVDGFSRVRIRIGFPPISFAKEPKVFIHGNIRNTDIMNRGWPGCSVIP, encoded by the exons ATGAATTTGCTACACGTGCCAAAACTGTATAGTCTCTATGCAG TACGACTGGTATTGGGTGGTTTCATGCTGTCTACATTACGATTTTTTCGCATCCAG ATCAAGAAGAAGTTTGGATCTCAAGTTGAAGCATTCTTTGTTATCCTGACAGCATCTCAGTTTCATTTGCTGTTCTATTGCACTCGTCCTCTTCCAAATATATTGGCATTTGCTTTAG TAAATTTGGCATATGGCTTTTGGTTTAAGGGACGTCTGTATGCTGCATTAAATTGCATG GTGTTTGCGACATTAGTCTTCAGATGCGACATACTTCTGCTCATTGCTCCTTTGGGTTTGGAGCTCTTGCTG ACTAAATCAGTTTCTTTCTGGAAAGCACTGACATTCTGCTTAGCTGCTGCTTTCCTCTCCATAG GCCTTACCGTTCTTGTTGATTCAGTCATTTGGAAAAGGTTGTTGTGGCCTGAACTAGAAGTTTTCTGGTTCAACTCTGTTTTGAACCGGAGTTCTGAATGGGGT ACACATCCTTTCCACTGGTACTTCACGTCAGCGCTTCCCCGTTCACTGCTTGCTGCATACCCGCTTTTTTTG CTTGGGGTTCTACTGGAcagaagggttttcttctacaTCCTTCCAGTTCTCTCTTTTGTTCTACTGTACTCAAAGCTTCCGCACAAG GAGCTCCGCTTCATAATTAGTTCCATTCCTGTTTTCAACTTTGCAGCAGCTGTTGCAGCTAGCAGACT GTATAATAACAGGAAAAAGAGTCTCTGGAAGTTTCTGTATATTGCTATGTTGGGATTAATACTTGGCAG TTTAGCCTGCACGACAGTTTTTTTCATGGCATCGTACGAAAACTATCCTAGTGGTAATGCTATAAAATCTCTGCATAGGATAG GTGGTGTGACAAAGAATTCAGATGAACTCAGGGTTCATATTGACACTTTTTCAGCGATGAATGGGATATCCCGATTTTGTGAATATAATTATCCATGGAG GTActctaaagaagaaaatatttctcTGGAAGACTTGCAGATGAGAAATTTTACATATCTTCTCAA TGAGAATTCCTACATCGAAGGATTCAAATGTCTGATGAGTGTGGATGGTTTTTCTCGGGTTCGCATACGAATTGGTTTTCCTCCAATATCATTT GCTAAGGAACCAAAGGTGTTTATTCATGGAAACATAAGAAACACGGATATCATGAATAGAGGTTGGCCAGGATGCTCGGTTATCCCCTGA
- the LOC125845908 gene encoding dol-P-Man:Man(7)GlcNAc(2)-PP-Dol alpha-1,6-mannosyltransferase isoform X1: protein MARKYDKFLELYGYDLLLGSIAAFYVLMVPYTKVEESFNVQAMHDILYHRHQIEKYDHLEFPGVVPRTFIGALLVSILASPLVLLMNLLHVPKLYSLYAVRLVLGGFMLSTLRFFRIQIKKKFGSQVEAFFVILTASQFHLLFYCTRPLPNILAFALVNLAYGFWFKGRLYAALNCMVFATLVFRCDILLLIAPLGLELLLTKSVSFWKALTFCLAAAFLSIGLTVLVDSVIWKRLLWPELEVFWFNSVLNRSSEWGTHPFHWYFTSALPRSLLAAYPLFLLGVLLDRRVFFYILPVLSFVLLYSKLPHKELRFIISSIPVFNFAAAVAASRLYNNRKKSLWKFLYIAMLGLILGSLACTTVFFMASYENYPSGNAIKSLHRIGGVTKNSDELRVHIDTFSAMNGISRFCEYNYPWRYSKEENISLEDLQMRNFTYLLNENSYIEGFKCLMSVDGFSRVRIRIGFPPISFAKEPKVFIHGNIRNTDIMNRGWPGCSVIP from the exons ATGGCACGCAAGTATGACAAATTCTTGGAGCTATATG GGTACGATTTACTATTGGGGTCAATTGCTGCGTTCTATGTGTTAATGGTACCTTACACTAAGGTAGAAGAAAGTTTCAATGTTCAG GCTATGCATGATATTTTGTACCACAGGCATCAGATAGAGAAG TATGATCATCTGGAATTCCCTGGAGTTGTACCTCGCACATTTATTG GGGCTCTTCTTGTATCTATTTTGGCATCTCCACTTGTTCTCCTGATGAATTTGCTACACGTGCCAAAACTGTATAGTCTCTATGCAG TACGACTGGTATTGGGTGGTTTCATGCTGTCTACATTACGATTTTTTCGCATCCAG ATCAAGAAGAAGTTTGGATCTCAAGTTGAAGCATTCTTTGTTATCCTGACAGCATCTCAGTTTCATTTGCTGTTCTATTGCACTCGTCCTCTTCCAAATATATTGGCATTTGCTTTAG TAAATTTGGCATATGGCTTTTGGTTTAAGGGACGTCTGTATGCTGCATTAAATTGCATG GTGTTTGCGACATTAGTCTTCAGATGCGACATACTTCTGCTCATTGCTCCTTTGGGTTTGGAGCTCTTGCTG ACTAAATCAGTTTCTTTCTGGAAAGCACTGACATTCTGCTTAGCTGCTGCTTTCCTCTCCATAG GCCTTACCGTTCTTGTTGATTCAGTCATTTGGAAAAGGTTGTTGTGGCCTGAACTAGAAGTTTTCTGGTTCAACTCTGTTTTGAACCGGAGTTCTGAATGGGGT ACACATCCTTTCCACTGGTACTTCACGTCAGCGCTTCCCCGTTCACTGCTTGCTGCATACCCGCTTTTTTTG CTTGGGGTTCTACTGGAcagaagggttttcttctacaTCCTTCCAGTTCTCTCTTTTGTTCTACTGTACTCAAAGCTTCCGCACAAG GAGCTCCGCTTCATAATTAGTTCCATTCCTGTTTTCAACTTTGCAGCAGCTGTTGCAGCTAGCAGACT GTATAATAACAGGAAAAAGAGTCTCTGGAAGTTTCTGTATATTGCTATGTTGGGATTAATACTTGGCAG TTTAGCCTGCACGACAGTTTTTTTCATGGCATCGTACGAAAACTATCCTAGTGGTAATGCTATAAAATCTCTGCATAGGATAG GTGGTGTGACAAAGAATTCAGATGAACTCAGGGTTCATATTGACACTTTTTCAGCGATGAATGGGATATCCCGATTTTGTGAATATAATTATCCATGGAG GTActctaaagaagaaaatatttctcTGGAAGACTTGCAGATGAGAAATTTTACATATCTTCTCAA TGAGAATTCCTACATCGAAGGATTCAAATGTCTGATGAGTGTGGATGGTTTTTCTCGGGTTCGCATACGAATTGGTTTTCCTCCAATATCATTT GCTAAGGAACCAAAGGTGTTTATTCATGGAAACATAAGAAACACGGATATCATGAATAGAGGTTGGCCAGGATGCTCGGTTATCCCCTGA
- the LOC125853582 gene encoding uncharacterized protein LOC125853582, protein MASCGAAVQRTSATSTNPSSQTQPNESKQIPNLENKKTFSFQILCLFSIPSILESATSRIIEDLHKFGIYYAEFMWIVLFILLISERKVSLVCLVAMKEVAILYWLFRNSVANSVMFRWLIALDTRPIVLPLLAIGTCLALIVTGAGIHLLITLALTFPIVLAHAVLCVAEDFSLDEEIDQESVPIVHTV, encoded by the coding sequence ATGGCAAGCTGTGGTGCAGCAGTACAAAGGACATCAGCTACTTCTACAAATCCTTCATCCCAAACTCAGCCTAATGAATCAAAACAAATCCCAAatcttgaaaacaaaaaaacattttccttccaaATTTTATGTCTATTTAGCATCCCTTCCATCCTTGAATCAGCAACATCGCGAATCATAGAAGACTTGCACAAATTTGGGATATACTATGCTGAATTCATGTGGATAGTCCTTTTCATCTTGCTTATTTCTGAACGTAAAGTTTCATTAGTCTGTTTAGTTGCCATGAAGGAAGTGGCAATTTTGTACTGGCTATTTCGTAATTCAGTGGCCAATTCTGTTATGTTTCGTTGGCTTATCGCGCTCGATACTAGGCCTATTGTTCTGCCACTGCTAGCCATTGGGACATGTCTTGCTCTTATAGTCACTGGTGCTGGAATTCATCTTTTAATCACTTTGGCTCTAACTTTTCCAATTGTTTTGGCTCATGCAGTTCTTTGTGTAGCAGAGGATTTTTCTTTGGATGAGGAAATTGATCAAGAATCTGTACCCATTGTTCATACCGTGTAA